A portion of the Hydractinia symbiolongicarpus strain clone_291-10 chromosome 10, HSymV2.1, whole genome shotgun sequence genome contains these proteins:
- the LOC130662381 gene encoding zinc finger matrin-type protein 2-like, whose translation MASSSKKSNTDETKAVGDHFRRTWDASEYEEKAKKRLEEDLALLNDDYISKDDEEVVKREKLKARDYQVDLSSRLGKSQVITKTTPLQEQGGYYCNVCDCVVKDSINFLDHINGKKHQRNMGMSMKVERSTLDQVKNRFALNKKKKEEEEKKKDYDFDARIKELEDEDERIKQRRRNAKADRKRKHEESLKEYEDNDVAALMGFGGFGGGK comes from the exons ATGGCTAGtagcagcaaaaaatctaatacTGATGAAACAAAAGCAGTTGGGGACCATTTTCGAAGAACTTGGGATGCAAGTGAGTATGAAGAGAAAGCGAAAAAGCGATTAGAGGAGGATTTGGCATTGTTAAATGATGATTATATTTCAAAAGATGATGAAGAAGTTGTAAAAAGAGAGAAACTAAAAGCTAGAGACTATCAAGTTGATTTATCTTCCAGACTTGGTAAATCGCAAGTGATAACAAAAACTACGCCATTGCAAGAGCAAGGTGGATATTACTGTAATGTGTGTGACTGTGTTGTTAAAGACTCAATAAACTTTCTTGACCACATCAATGGTAAAAAACATCAGCGTAATATGGGAATGTCGATGAAAGTAGAAAGGTCTACTCTGGACCAAGTTAAAAATAGATTTgcattaaataaaaagaaaaaggaagaagaagaaaaaaagaaagattacgATTTTGATGCTAGAATAAAAGAACTGGAGGATGAG GACGAGAGAATTAAACAACGACGACGAAATGCTAAAGCTGATCGTAAAAGAAAACATGAAGAATCTTTAAAAGAATACGAAGATAACGATGTTGCAGCATTGATGGGCTTTGGTGGTTTCGGAGGTGGAAAATGA
- the LOC130662379 gene encoding ER degradation-enhancing alpha-mannosidase-like protein 3 — MLSSQTPWANSSMSPVIVILLLMVCNICTVLSSRASMTASEKEQLKLKTLEMFDHAYGAYKKYAFPADELMPLSCKGRYRGSEQDRGDIDEALGNFSLTLIDTLDTLVVLGKLDEFDEQVKYVAANVNFNTDAVVSVFETNIRVLGGLLGAHSVALTLQDSGKGMAWYNNELLTKAIDLADRLLAAFNTTTGIPYPKVNLRHGVNNPKSRVGHETDTCTACAGTMIMEFGALSRLSGKPIYEEKAHKAMDALWSYRSRHSDLVGTTINIHSGDWIRRDSGVGAGIDSYYEYCLKAYILLGDDSYLEKFNKHYAAIKKYVHQGYMLVDVMMHQPDRPIRAFVDALQAFWPGLQVLKGDLKPAIETHEMLYNVAKKYKFLPEAFTTNFDLHWAQHPLRPEFIESTYFLYQATKDPYYLVAGKHVLEALEEHARVPCGFAALKDLRTLAHEDKMDSFVLAETFKYLYLLFSEESEHVIDVHDFIFTTEAHLLPLYLSMVPGTKQPNETVAKETPEVVSLEVSLEEHNSCPNERFPHNNLRSFAEMTRQAVNSKGKFVPPACNIGSNQKQQTVTERVTEKLIQSLRISSTRPRRLKAEQFSVTNQEHLKILKELGISMVNEPNGKVQLVHQAAMAATQQDAEEGILFMQEMIQLAKLRGDNPGDIKPRVVQITSPPFNGETVFKAGSAQFGPDIAKNKLGISAELVEMMPFRACQIVENGDQIQNRIVLIERGNCMFIDKVRLAQQLGALGVIIVDHMEGTSFEVAQSFGMSGDSHSDDVIIPSVFLFRKEGDELRKLMQETEGKLEVRLAEKPVTTEELKKETASEFVTEQREGESRKEVHIDSKGRKIITTTTEFFGPNNNGELKKHIQKTIQTCATPECDKDVSINVVVRQEDVTPEKTENVLNEEGQPASAGEGQPSSAAVDPMKGFITSFEGADLKTSEGLKEKITEKTQEESNTKICTSAGCFASLKELQDMNDIAGGLLKQIEKLQSQLEITKVKNKDQMNILVVEESSLPSDVTEDAGKILSSEGEQHSVMKNEEDSIPLDSTEAGKIKDIKGEQPPAKENEQTVGDTSTLSAFDQKMIGTLLDKAKEEECRLYLKNRKPFVYAMGDDFNNRLTEDSRKKEEECAHYIKVIAEKNKRTTKTTSKRTKSDL, encoded by the exons ATGTTGTCCTCACAAACACCATGGGCAAATTCTTCCATGTCTCCCGTGATTGTTATTTTGCTGTTAATGGTGTGCAACATTTGCACTGTATTGTCTTCAAGGGCTTCAATGACAGCATCAGAAAAGGAACAATTGAA atTAAAGACACTTGAGATGTTTGATCATGCTTATGGGGCTTacaag aaatatGCTTTTCCAGCTGATGAACTTATGCCATTAAGTTGTAAAGGACGTTATCGTGGTAGTGAACAAGACCGTGGCGACATAGATGAAGCTCTGGGAAA tttctcCTTGACTTTAATTGATACATTGGACACCCTTGTG GTACTTGGAAAGCTTGATGAATTTGATGAACAGGTCAAATATGTGGCAGCGAATGTGAATTTTAATACAGATGCTGTGGTTTCGGTTTTTGAAACAAATATAAGAGTTTTAGG GGGCCTACTTGGTGCTCACAGTGTTGCTTTAACATTACAAGATTCTGGAAAAGGGATGGCTTGGTATAACAATGAACTCTTGACTAAAGCAATTGATTTAGCTGATCGATTACTGGCTGCTTTTAACACAACTACAGGAATTCCATACCCAAAG GTAAATCTTCGGCATGGAGTTAATAACCCAAAATCTAGAGTTGGTCATGAAACTGATACATGTACAGCATGTGCGGGAACAATGATCATGGAGTTCGGTGCTCTGAGTCGACTATCGGGAAAGCCAATTTATGAG GAAAAAGCGCATAAAGCTATGGATGCACTATGGAGTTATCGCAGCAGGCATAGTGACTTAGTAGGGACGACAATAAATATTCACAGTGGCGACTGGATAAGACGAG aTAGTGGAGTGGGTGCTGGTATTGATTCTTATTACGAGTATTGTTTGAAAGCTTACATACTTCTTGGAGATGATTCCTATCTCGAAAAATTCAATAAA CATTATGCAGCTATCAAGAAGTATGTACATCAGGGATACATGCTGGTAGATGTGATGATGCATCAACCTGACAGACCGATTCGAGCTTTTGTCGACGCACTGCAAGCATTTTGGCCAGGGCTACAG gttttAAAAGGTGACTTGAAGCCTGCTATAGAAACGCATGAAATGTTATACAATGTTGCAAAGAAATACAAGTTTTTACCCGAG GCGTTCACGACCAACTTTGATCTTCACTGGGCACAGCATCCGTTGAGGCCAGAATTTATCGAAAGCACTTATTTTTTGTACCAG GCGACAAAGGATCCCTATTATCTTGTTGCTGGAAAACATGTTTTGGAGGCGTTGGAAGAACATGCTCGAGTACCTTGTGGTTTTGCTGCGCTTAAGGACTTACGTACTTTGGCACACGAAGACAA GATGGATTCTTTTGTTTTGGCAGAGACGTTCAAATACTTGTATCTTCTTTTCTCAGAAGAATCTGAGCACGTGATAGATGTGCATGATTTTATTTTCACTACTGAAGCACATCTCCTGCCTTTGTATCTTTCAATGGTACCTGGAACGAAGCAACCCAACGAGACGGTC GCCAAAGAAACGCCAGAAGTGGTAAGTTTGGAAGTATCACTGGAAGAACATAACTCCTGTCCCAATGAACGCTTTCCTCATAATAATTTACGTTCGTTTGCTGAAATGACGCGACAGGCTGTAAATAGCAAAGGAAAATTTGTACCTCCAGCCTGTAACATAGGCTCGAATCAGAAACAACAGACTGTAACAGAGCGTGTAACTGAGAAATTGATCCAGTCGTTAAGAATTTCAAG TACAAGACCTCGTCGTTTAAAAGCTGAGCAGTTTTCCGTCACAAATCAAGAacacttaaaaattttgaagGAGCTTGGTATAAGTATGGTTAACGAACCAAATGGAAAAGTTCAATTAGTTCACCAAGCAGCGATG GCTGCTACACAACAAGATGCTGAGGAGGGAATCCTCTTCATGCAAGAAATGATCCAACTGGCAAAACTAAGAGGTGATAACCCAG GTGATATTAAACCGCGTGTTGTACAAATCACTTCACCGCCTTTTAACGGAGAGACTGTATTTAAAGCTGGATCAGCTCAATTTGGACCAGACATAGCTAAAAATAAATTAGGG ATTTCTGCTGAGTTAGTTGAAATGATGCCATTTCGGGCATGTCAAATTGTGGAGAATGGTGACCAAATCCAAAATCGTATTGTGCTTATCGAAAGAGGAAATTGCATGTTTATTGACAAG GTACGGTTGGCTCAGCAATTAGGAGCATTGGGGGTGATCATCGTCGATCACATGGAGGGAACTTCATTTGAGGTTGCACAGTCGTTTGGAATGAGTGGTGACAGTCATTCTGACGATGTCATTATACCTTCCGTGTTTTTGTTCAGAAAAGAAGGTGACGAGTTGAGAAAGCTTATGCAGGAAACAGAAGGAAAGTTGGAAGTGCGTTTGGCGGAAAAACCTGTCACAACTG AAGAACTAAAGAAGGAAACGGCATCTGAATTTGTAACCGAACAACGCGAGGGTGAATCAAGAAAAGAGGTCCATATTGACAGTAAGGGAAGAAAA ATTATCACAACAACTACTGAATTTTTTGGGCCGAACAATAAcggcgaattaaaaaaacatattcaaaAGACGATACAAACATGTGCAACTCCAGAGTGTGACAAAGATGTCAGTATTAACGTCGTGGTCAGACAAGAGGATGTCACTCCAGAAAAAACAGAGAACGTTTTAAATGAGGAAGGCCAGCCAGCAAGCGCTGGGGAAGGCCAGCCATCAAGCGCTGCTGTCGATCCCATGAAGGGATTTATAACCAGTTTTGAAGGTGCAGATTTGAAAACTTCTGAaggattaaaagaaaaaattactgaGAAAACACAGGAAGAAAGCAATACAAAAATATGTACGTCTGCCGGTTGTTTTGCCAGTTTAAAAGAGTTGCAGGATATGAATGATATAGCTGGAgggcttttaaaacaaatcgAGAAACTTCAAAGTCAGTTGGAAAttactaaagtaaaaaataaagacCAGATGAACATATTGGTTGTTGAGGAAAGTAGTTTGCCTTCGGACGTTACGGAGGATGCTGGTAAAATACTAAGCAGTGAGGGTGAGCAACATTCAGTCATGAAGAACGAGGAAGATAGTATACCTTTAGACAGTACAGAGGCCGGTAAAATAAAAGACATTAAGGGAGAACAACCTCCAGCCAAAGAAAACGAACAAACTGTAGGGGATACATCCACGTTGAGTGCCTTTGATCAGAAAATGATTGGCACCTTGCTGGATAAGGCTAAAGAGGAGGAATGTAGGCTTTACTTGAAAAATAGAAAGCCTTTTGTTTATGCAATGGGGGATGATTTTAATAACCGGTTGACCGAGGATTCTAGAAAGAAAGAAGAGGAATGCGCACATTACATTAAAGTAATAGCCgagaaaaacaaaagaactaCGAAGACAACCAGCAAGAGGACTAAGTCTGATTTATAG